A genomic segment from Tuwongella immobilis encodes:
- the rsmH gene encoding 16S rRNA (cytosine(1402)-N(4))-methyltransferase RsmH, producing MNERGEAETPTVGESSSGVTPLRHVSVLMEATLAGLDPQPGEIWLDATVGAGGHSLRIAQAIAPTGRLIGIDQDERMLAGAKPRLAGLPVSLYIANFDQFPAVLERAGVSAVDGVLADLGFCSDQLDSAERGLSFRQDGPLDMRLSAELGETAADLVARLDERALADLFWEYGEERHSRRIARRIVERRTTTPIRTTSALADLVRSCVPRERRDHGRGGAGLDPATRVFQALRIAVNDELGALERLLAELPRWVKPGGRVGIISFHSLEDRRVKQAFRNGEIWQERTRKPIQADDAEMRQNSRSRSAKLRVAMRQPADSPG from the coding sequence ATGAACGAACGCGGCGAAGCAGAAACTCCAACGGTCGGCGAGTCGTCTTCGGGAGTGACTCCGCTGCGGCATGTCTCGGTTCTGATGGAAGCGACGCTGGCGGGGTTGGATCCGCAGCCGGGCGAAATTTGGCTGGATGCCACCGTTGGCGCGGGCGGGCATTCGCTGCGAATTGCTCAAGCGATTGCTCCCACGGGCCGCCTGATTGGGATCGATCAAGACGAACGGATGCTCGCCGGTGCCAAACCGCGATTGGCCGGGTTGCCGGTCAGCCTGTACATCGCCAATTTCGACCAGTTCCCCGCCGTGCTGGAACGCGCTGGGGTATCGGCGGTCGATGGCGTTCTCGCCGATTTGGGATTCTGTTCGGATCAACTCGATTCCGCCGAGCGGGGGTTGAGTTTTCGGCAGGATGGCCCGTTGGATATGCGACTCTCCGCGGAATTGGGCGAAACCGCCGCCGATCTTGTGGCCCGCTTGGATGAGCGAGCATTGGCGGATTTATTCTGGGAATACGGCGAGGAACGTCATAGCCGACGCATCGCCCGACGCATTGTCGAACGCCGCACGACGACGCCGATTCGGACGACATCCGCACTGGCCGACTTGGTGCGATCCTGCGTTCCCCGCGAACGACGGGATCACGGCCGCGGCGGAGCCGGCTTGGACCCCGCCACCCGCGTGTTTCAAGCATTGCGAATTGCCGTCAACGATGAGTTGGGCGCACTCGAACGACTGCTCGCCGAGTTGCCCCGCTGGGTGAAACCGGGCGGACGGGTGGGAATCATTAGCTTTCATTCGTTGGAAGATCGCCGCGTGAAGCAGGCGTTTCGGAATGGGGAAATTTGGCAGGAACGGACCCGCAAGCCGATCCAGGCGGATGACGCCGAGATGCGGCAGAACAGCCGTTCCCGCAGTGCAAAATTGCGAGTTGCCATGCGGCAGCCCGCAGACTCTCCAGGATGA
- a CDS encoding MutS-related protein, whose protein sequence is MNAPTLPPMPAADSVYAERLAERQTESAQLAAQLDRLGQARVGLFLLAGLIGILALGPKWLSGWWLLPLLAGFLVLLIRYDRIEQRLYRAKRAVRYYTLGRERLAGRWAGQGNTGERHLDDGHLFAADLDLFGKNSLFERICAARTRPGETRLAEWLKSPAPREEILARQHAVADLAPRVELRERLAMLGGEIPGSVDTAGLVSWGQSPPVPVPIPWRASIRTLGAANLLAAVAMLTMGLPGVILGGVTLVISVIVILPLSQRIETILTPVESRVGDLNLLAHVLATLEQQAFHAPRLQELHARLMVAGMPPSRQIAELTALVEWLNARRNALFAPIAVLLLWRTQAALSIERWRRISGPAIADWLEAVASMEALSSLAGFAFEEPSHTFPEILDAAPTLEAEELGHPLLPRNRCICNDVAITPPLQLLMISGSNMSGKSTLLRSMGTNLVLALAGGTVRATRMRVTPLAIGATLRVQDSLAEGRSRFFAEITRVRAVLDLLQGPLPVLFLLDEVFHGTNSHDRVIGASAVIRTLLAGGAIGCVTTHDLSLTQTTETLGDTAKNVHFADHFADGQMCFDYTMRPGVVPKSNALALMRAVGLEV, encoded by the coding sequence ATGAATGCACCCACGCTACCCCCGATGCCCGCCGCGGATTCGGTTTATGCCGAGCGGCTGGCAGAACGTCAGACCGAATCCGCCCAACTCGCGGCCCAACTCGACCGCTTGGGACAAGCACGCGTCGGCCTGTTCCTGCTGGCGGGACTCATCGGCATCCTCGCACTGGGACCGAAATGGCTTTCCGGCTGGTGGCTGTTGCCGCTCTTGGCCGGATTCCTGGTGTTGTTGATCCGCTACGATCGCATCGAACAACGCTTATATCGGGCCAAGCGAGCCGTGCGCTATTATACGCTGGGACGGGAACGACTCGCGGGTCGGTGGGCCGGTCAGGGGAACACCGGCGAACGGCATTTGGATGATGGGCATTTGTTTGCCGCCGATCTCGACTTGTTCGGGAAAAATTCGCTATTCGAACGAATCTGTGCCGCTCGCACTCGGCCTGGCGAAACCCGACTCGCCGAATGGCTGAAATCCCCTGCCCCGCGCGAGGAAATTCTCGCCCGCCAGCATGCCGTCGCCGATCTCGCCCCGCGTGTCGAATTGCGCGAACGGTTGGCGATGCTGGGCGGCGAAATCCCCGGCAGCGTCGATACCGCCGGGCTGGTCAGTTGGGGCCAATCGCCGCCGGTGCCAGTGCCAATTCCCTGGCGTGCCTCGATTCGCACCCTGGGGGCCGCGAATCTGCTGGCCGCCGTCGCCATGCTCACCATGGGGCTACCGGGGGTGATTCTCGGTGGCGTTACCTTGGTCATTTCGGTGATCGTGATTTTGCCGCTGAGCCAGCGCATTGAGACGATTCTCACGCCGGTCGAATCGCGGGTCGGCGATCTCAACTTGCTGGCGCATGTGCTGGCCACGTTGGAGCAGCAAGCCTTTCATGCCCCCCGCTTGCAGGAACTGCACGCGCGGCTGATGGTCGCCGGAATGCCCCCCTCCCGGCAAATTGCCGAACTCACAGCGCTCGTGGAATGGCTGAACGCCCGGCGAAACGCCTTGTTTGCCCCCATCGCCGTGCTGCTTCTCTGGCGGACTCAGGCCGCGCTCTCCATCGAACGCTGGCGGCGCATCTCCGGCCCGGCCATCGCCGATTGGCTGGAAGCCGTCGCCAGCATGGAGGCACTCAGCTCGTTGGCTGGGTTCGCCTTCGAGGAGCCGAGCCACACCTTCCCGGAAATCCTCGACGCCGCCCCGACATTGGAAGCCGAGGAACTCGGGCACCCATTGTTGCCGCGGAATCGCTGCATTTGCAACGATGTCGCCATCACGCCGCCGCTGCAATTGCTGATGATTTCCGGGTCGAATATGTCGGGGAAATCGACGCTGCTGCGGAGCATGGGGACCAACTTGGTGCTGGCGTTGGCGGGTGGCACCGTGCGGGCGACCCGCATGCGCGTCACGCCGCTGGCGATTGGTGCCACGCTGCGGGTGCAAGATTCGCTGGCGGAAGGTCGCTCCCGATTTTTCGCGGAAATCACCCGCGTTCGCGCGGTGTTGGATCTGCTGCAAGGTCCGCTGCCAGTGCTGTTTCTGCTCGACGAAGTCTTTCATGGCACGAATTCGCACGATCGCGTCATTGGTGCCAGCGCCGTGATTCGCACCTTGCTCGCCGGTGGTGCCATTGGTTGCGTGACGACACACGATCTGTCGCTGACACAAACAACGGAGACGCTGGGCGACACGGCCAAGAATGTTCACTTTGCCGATCATTTTGCCGATGGGCAAATGTGCTTCGATTACACCATGCGGCCCGGTGTCGTGCCCAAATCGAATGCCCTGGCGTTGATGCGTGCCGTCGGCTTGGAAGTGTGA
- a CDS encoding ATP-dependent DNA ligase has protein sequence MRAFAELYANLDATTKTNVKVAAMVEYFSQTPPAEAAWAIYVLTGRKLRQLVPNRKLREWAMARAGISEWLFEECYSAVGDSAETIALILPQTGRSVTGTLDEWIEQRLLPLRTMSESAQQTAILSAWDEMSPAQAFIYNKLITGALRVGVSQLLVVRALAQVAGIPANVMSHRLMGDWSPTPRFYEQLRDATTTDADASRPYPFCLAHPLEAEPETLGDVHEWIAEWKWDGIRSQLIRRQGAVYLWSRGEELVTDRYPELRELAEQLPDGTVIDGEILPWRGEQMLPFGELQRRIGRKSVSKSLLAEVPVVLMAYDLLEFAGRDLRESPLIDRRQALQQLHAQLQAGSALANGPHPAAARLRLSPTVAAESWAELHHIRGESRSRQVEGLMLKRRDSAYRVGRVRGDWWKWKIQPFSVDAVLMYAQRGSGKRASLYTDYTFGVWDGGMLVPFAKAYSGLTDAEIAQVDAFIRANTVEKFGPVRTVKPELVFELGFEGIQRSTRHKSGVAVRFPRMLRQRFDKPAAEADSLDAVKALIALSPEATDADFDTDSAADSQADAAPSTALTPDAPKRRSTADRKRATKPTTQRSGSDASLDRPMTTGDLFGSVDSE, from the coding sequence ATGCGCGCGTTTGCCGAACTCTACGCCAACCTCGACGCCACCACCAAAACCAATGTCAAAGTGGCGGCGATGGTTGAATATTTCTCCCAGACTCCCCCCGCCGAGGCGGCATGGGCCATCTACGTCCTCACCGGGCGCAAGTTGCGGCAACTCGTGCCCAATCGCAAACTCCGCGAATGGGCGATGGCCCGCGCCGGCATCAGCGAATGGTTATTTGAGGAATGCTACTCGGCCGTCGGCGATTCCGCAGAGACGATCGCATTGATTCTGCCCCAGACGGGCCGCAGCGTCACCGGCACACTGGATGAATGGATCGAACAGCGATTGTTGCCCCTGCGAACCATGAGCGAATCCGCCCAACAGACGGCGATTCTCTCTGCATGGGACGAAATGTCGCCCGCACAGGCATTCATTTACAACAAATTGATCACCGGCGCACTTCGAGTTGGCGTCTCGCAATTGCTCGTCGTGCGGGCCTTGGCCCAAGTCGCGGGCATTCCGGCGAATGTGATGAGCCACCGATTGATGGGCGACTGGTCGCCCACGCCGCGATTTTACGAGCAATTGCGAGACGCCACCACGACCGACGCCGACGCCAGCCGCCCCTATCCATTCTGTCTGGCCCACCCGTTGGAAGCGGAACCCGAGACATTGGGCGATGTTCACGAATGGATCGCAGAATGGAAATGGGACGGCATCCGCTCGCAATTGATTCGCCGTCAGGGGGCCGTATATTTGTGGAGCCGCGGCGAAGAACTCGTCACCGATCGCTACCCGGAACTGCGGGAGTTGGCCGAACAGTTGCCCGATGGAACGGTCATCGACGGCGAAATTCTCCCGTGGCGCGGCGAGCAGATGTTGCCGTTCGGCGAATTGCAACGCCGCATCGGCCGCAAATCCGTCAGCAAATCGCTGCTGGCCGAGGTGCCCGTGGTGCTGATGGCCTATGATTTACTCGAATTCGCGGGGCGCGATCTCCGAGAATCCCCGCTCATCGACCGTCGTCAAGCCTTGCAGCAACTCCATGCCCAATTGCAGGCCGGTTCCGCGTTGGCCAACGGACCGCATCCCGCCGCCGCCCGATTGCGACTTTCCCCGACCGTCGCCGCCGAATCCTGGGCGGAATTGCATCACATCCGCGGCGAAAGCCGATCCCGGCAAGTCGAAGGACTGATGCTCAAACGGCGCGATTCCGCTTACCGCGTTGGCCGAGTCCGCGGCGATTGGTGGAAGTGGAAGATTCAGCCATTCAGCGTCGATGCCGTGCTGATGTACGCGCAACGAGGCAGCGGCAAACGCGCAAGTCTTTACACCGATTACACGTTCGGCGTCTGGGACGGCGGAATGCTCGTGCCGTTCGCCAAGGCCTACAGCGGCCTGACCGATGCCGAAATCGCCCAAGTGGATGCGTTCATTCGGGCGAACACCGTCGAAAAATTCGGCCCTGTTCGCACGGTGAAGCCGGAATTGGTATTTGAACTCGGCTTTGAAGGCATTCAACGCTCAACTCGGCACAAATCCGGTGTCGCGGTGCGGTTCCCACGCATGCTTCGCCAGCGGTTCGATAAGCCCGCCGCCGAAGCCGACTCGTTGGATGCGGTCAAAGCCCTGATCGCCCTGTCGCCGGAAGCCACCGATGCGGATTTCGACACCGACTCCGCCGCCGATTCTCAAGCCGATGCCGCACCATCGACTGCGCTGACGCCGGATGCGCCCAAACGCCGATCCACTGCGGATCGCAAGCGTGCAACGAAACCGACAACGCAGCGTTCCGGATCCGATGCATCTTTGGATCGCCCGATGACAACTGGCGATCTCTTTGGATCGGTGGATTCCGAATGA
- a CDS encoding ligase-associated DNA damage response DEXH box helicase, with protein MSDAASATAIGWMEAWFARHGWSPFPFQREVWAAFGAGESGLIHSATGTGKTYAAFLGPVLESLAELAATGFQPRSPEDPESTESAPRKRSRRKSTASAEPLRVVWLTPLRALAADTQQALEAPIAGLGMPWTIGARTGDTSSSLKSRQLERLPTVLVTTPESLCLLLTRPEARQWFASLRAVICDEWHELLASKRGVQAELALARLRQFSPQLRTWGVSATLGNLETAMHTLLGRIIDATTGEEVPRPGRMVRGAADKITRIDSILPKTIERFPWSGHIGLTLLKPVVETIEQGQSALVFTNTRAQTEIWYQAILDTRPDWAGQIALHHGSLDRKVRDWVENGLRDGSLRCVVCTSSLDLGVDFSPVDQVVQIGSPKGVARLLQRAGRSGHQPGAVSRITFVPTNALECLEIAATRQAAAAGKIEGRIPFDQPLDVLAQHLVTVACGEGFFAPEFFAEIRSTHAYRDLSADEFEWVLDFAMRGGEPLRAYPEFQRITRDSEGRYTVASDGVRRRHRLSLGTIVGDSAILVRYLTGGKLGSIEESFISRLKVGDRFIFAGKPLELAKLQDATAFVRKAKKSDGAIPRWTGSRMPLSTELADAVRDQLQQAKLGKWSSSVELQAMRPILDVQSRWSSIPSEGEFLIERLRNREGWHLFAYPFAGRLVHEGLASLLAYRLSQLQPISFTIAINDYGMELLAPQAFDWRLETLQQMLQPVRLADDILASLNAGEMAKRAFREIARVAGLIVPGMPGSPKSTKQLQASSSLFFQVFVEHDPENLLLHQARREVLERQLEFVRLRDTLQRLQSSEWTIRDVERPTPLAFPLLVDRIREGISSEKLADRVRRMTLELERAADNVPTNALRRS; from the coding sequence ATGAGCGACGCCGCGTCCGCAACCGCCATCGGCTGGATGGAGGCCTGGTTTGCCCGCCACGGCTGGTCGCCCTTCCCGTTTCAGCGGGAAGTCTGGGCCGCCTTCGGCGCGGGCGAAAGCGGGCTGATTCACTCCGCCACCGGCACAGGCAAAACCTACGCCGCCTTCCTGGGGCCGGTGTTGGAATCGCTCGCGGAACTGGCTGCGACCGGATTCCAACCTCGCTCGCCGGAAGATCCGGAATCGACCGAATCCGCACCACGAAAACGATCCCGCCGCAAATCCACCGCATCCGCCGAACCGCTGCGCGTCGTGTGGCTGACGCCGCTGCGTGCATTGGCCGCCGACACCCAGCAGGCATTGGAAGCGCCCATTGCCGGGCTGGGCATGCCGTGGACAATCGGCGCTCGGACTGGCGACACCAGCAGCAGCCTCAAAAGCCGCCAACTGGAACGCCTGCCCACGGTGTTGGTGACGACGCCGGAAAGCCTCTGTTTGTTGCTCACCCGTCCGGAAGCCCGGCAATGGTTTGCCTCACTGCGGGCCGTGATTTGCGATGAATGGCACGAATTACTCGCCTCGAAACGCGGCGTGCAAGCGGAACTCGCACTCGCACGATTGCGTCAATTTTCCCCGCAATTGCGCACCTGGGGCGTATCCGCCACGCTGGGCAATCTGGAAACGGCGATGCACACGCTGCTGGGCCGCATCATCGATGCCACCACCGGCGAAGAGGTGCCCCGTCCCGGTCGCATGGTCCGTGGCGCCGCCGACAAAATCACCCGCATCGATAGCATTTTGCCCAAAACCATCGAGCGATTCCCCTGGTCCGGGCATATCGGCCTGACGCTGCTCAAGCCGGTGGTGGAAACCATCGAACAGGGCCAATCCGCCTTGGTATTCACGAATACTCGGGCGCAAACGGAAATCTGGTATCAGGCGATTTTGGATACCCGTCCGGACTGGGCGGGGCAGATTGCGCTGCATCATGGTTCGCTGGATCGCAAGGTGCGCGATTGGGTCGAAAATGGCCTGCGGGATGGTTCGCTGCGGTGTGTCGTCTGCACCTCGTCGCTGGATTTGGGGGTCGATTTTTCCCCGGTGGATCAAGTCGTGCAGATCGGTTCGCCCAAGGGGGTGGCCCGATTGTTGCAGCGTGCCGGGCGAAGCGGCCACCAGCCCGGCGCGGTCAGCCGCATCACCTTTGTCCCCACCAACGCTCTGGAATGCCTGGAAATCGCGGCCACTCGTCAAGCGGCGGCGGCGGGCAAAATCGAAGGCCGCATTCCCTTCGATCAACCGCTCGATGTCTTGGCCCAGCATTTGGTTACGGTGGCATGCGGCGAGGGATTCTTCGCCCCGGAATTCTTCGCGGAAATCCGCAGCACCCATGCCTACCGCGATCTCAGCGCCGACGAATTCGAGTGGGTCTTGGATTTCGCCATGCGCGGCGGCGAACCGCTGCGAGCGTACCCGGAATTTCAGCGAATCACCCGTGATTCCGAGGGGCGATACACCGTCGCCAGCGATGGAGTCCGTCGCCGACATCGACTCAGTTTGGGCACCATTGTCGGCGATTCCGCCATCTTGGTGCGCTACCTCACCGGCGGCAAACTGGGCAGCATCGAAGAGAGCTTCATCTCCCGGCTGAAAGTCGGCGATCGCTTCATTTTTGCCGGCAAACCGCTGGAATTGGCCAAATTGCAAGACGCGACCGCATTCGTCCGCAAGGCCAAAAAATCCGACGGGGCGATTCCCCGCTGGACCGGCAGCCGCATGCCGTTGTCCACCGAGTTGGCCGACGCCGTCCGCGATCAACTTCAGCAAGCCAAACTGGGGAAATGGAGCAGTTCCGTGGAATTGCAGGCCATGCGGCCAATTCTCGATGTCCAATCACGCTGGTCGAGCATCCCCAGCGAGGGGGAATTTCTCATCGAACGCCTGCGCAACCGCGAAGGGTGGCACCTGTTCGCCTACCCGTTTGCCGGGCGATTGGTCCACGAGGGGCTGGCATCGCTGCTGGCGTACCGATTATCGCAGTTGCAGCCCATCAGTTTCACCATCGCCATCAACGATTACGGCATGGAATTGCTCGCGCCGCAAGCCTTCGATTGGCGATTGGAAACTCTCCAACAGATGCTCCAGCCGGTGCGATTGGCCGATGATATTCTCGCCAGTTTGAACGCGGGCGAAATGGCCAAACGCGCCTTTCGGGAAATCGCGCGGGTGGCCGGGCTGATTGTCCCCGGCATGCCCGGTTCGCCAAAATCGACCAAACAATTGCAGGCATCCAGTTCGTTATTTTTCCAGGTATTCGTCGAACACGACCCGGAAAATCTGCTGTTGCACCAGGCGCGGCGCGAAGTGCTGGAACGGCAATTGGAATTCGTGCGATTACGCGATACCCTGCAACGGCTGCAATCCAGCGAGTGGACGATTCGGGATGTCGAACGCCCCACGCCGCTGGCGTTTCCGCTGCTGGTTGACCGCATCCGCGAAGGGATTTCTTCGGAGAAACTCGCCGATCGGGTCCGCCGCATGACCTTGGAATTGGAGCGGGCCGCCGACAACGTCCCAACGAACGCCTTGCGAAGATCGTAA